Proteins from a single region of Cydia strobilella chromosome 2, ilCydStro3.1, whole genome shotgun sequence:
- the LOC134753188 gene encoding GDP-L-fucose synthase produces MMDGESHIILVTGGSGLVGQAIKAVVEEEKRQGKGHQTETWNFCGSKDGDLRDKQQTEALFKKHQPTHVIHLAAMVGGLFHNMAHNLDFFRENMAINDNVLAACHTNNVKKVVSCLSTCIFPDKTTYPIDETMVHNGPPHSSNYGYSYAKRMIDVLNRGYHDQHGRVFTSVIPCNVFGPRDNYSLQSSHVIPALVRRMDDAMRNGDSTFTVLGSGRPLRQFIYSPDLARLFLWVLRNYDSVDPIILSVDEEDEVPISAVAEAIKKAHGFQGTLVYDTSSADGQYKKTASNNKLRALYKDFTFTPFEQAVRETVQWFRDNREVART; encoded by the exons ATG ATGGATGGGGAATCACACATTATTTTAGTAACAGGAGGTTCAGGGCTTGTTGGACAAGCCATCAAAGCAGTTGTCGAAGAGGAGAAACGGCAGGGAAAAGGACACCAAACTGAGACATGGAATTTTTGTGGCTCCAAGGATGGTGATCTTAG AGATAAGCAGCAAACTGAGGCCCTATTCAAGAAGCACCAACCCACACATGTTATTCACCTGGCAGCCATGGTTGGTGGCCTGTTCCACAACATGGCACATAATTTAGATTTCTTC AGAGAAAACATGGCGATTAACGACAATGTCCTAGCTGCCTGCCACACCAACAATGTGAAGAAGGTGGTCTCGTGCCTATCTACGTGCATATTCCCAGACAAGACCACATATCCTATAGACGAAACTATG GTTCACAATGGACCGCCACACTCGTCGAATTACGGATACAGCTATGCGAAGAGAATGATCGATGTTCTAAATAG AGGCTACCACGATCAGCACGGACGCGTGTTCACGTCGGTGATCCCGTGCAACGTGTTCGGCCCGAGGGACAACTACAGCCTGCAGTCCAGCCACGTCATTCCAGCGCTCGTTCGTAGGATGGACGACGCTATGAGAAACG GCGACTCAACATTCACGGTACTAGGCAGCGGGCGGCCCCTACGCCAGTTCATCTATTCGCCCGACTTAGCCCGCCTCTTCTTGTGGGTGCTGCGGAACTACGACAGCGTGGACCCTATAATCTTATCAG TGGACGAAGAAGACGAGGTGCCCATAAGCGCGGTAGCCGAAGCCATCAAGAAAGCCCACGGGTTCCAAGGCACTTTGGTTTACGACACGAGCAGCGCCGACGGGCAGTACAAGAAGACTGCCTCTAACAATAAGCTTCGCGCACTTTACAAGGATTTCACGTTCACGCCCTTTGAGCAGGCCGTACGGGAGACCGTGCAGTGGTTCCGGGACAACAGAGAGGTGGCCAGAACGTAG